Proteins from a genomic interval of Luteibacter pinisoli:
- a CDS encoding DMT family transporter: protein MSTAPKGSGLATLGLLAVTAIWGSTFVMIKDVVGRMLPIDFLAVRFTIAAVAMLVLFAGPVRRLGRAQLQRGLALGVLYGVAQWLQTEGLALTSPSVSGFVTGMYVVFTPFLALALFRQRMPATTWVAVLLAMVGLGVLALNGFSVDLGVWLTLGSAALYALHIVGLGHWSKPGDAFGMSAIQMLGIAVVCLLATLPHHGPALPPDGKAWVSIIYMALVAGALAMLVQTWAQAHMPATRAAIVMTTEPVFAAGFAVALGVDVLTTRMLLGGALVMVAMYMVELAPRFRRKKPAEALHHEAG from the coding sequence ATGAGCACCGCGCCGAAGGGCAGTGGCCTGGCGACGCTGGGCCTGCTGGCGGTGACCGCCATCTGGGGTTCCACCTTCGTCATGATCAAGGACGTCGTCGGCCGCATGCTGCCGATCGACTTCCTGGCCGTGCGCTTCACCATCGCCGCCGTCGCCATGCTCGTGCTGTTTGCCGGGCCGGTGCGTCGCCTGGGCCGCGCACAGCTGCAGCGCGGGCTCGCCCTGGGCGTTCTCTACGGTGTCGCGCAGTGGCTGCAGACCGAAGGCCTGGCGCTGACCTCACCCAGCGTCAGTGGCTTCGTCACCGGCATGTACGTCGTGTTCACCCCGTTCCTGGCGCTGGCCCTCTTTCGCCAGCGCATGCCCGCCACGACCTGGGTAGCGGTGCTGCTCGCCATGGTCGGCCTGGGCGTGCTCGCGCTCAATGGTTTCAGCGTGGATCTCGGCGTGTGGCTGACGCTGGGCTCCGCGGCGCTCTATGCGCTGCATATCGTCGGCCTGGGGCACTGGTCGAAGCCCGGCGACGCCTTCGGCATGTCGGCCATCCAGATGCTCGGTATCGCCGTGGTCTGCCTGCTCGCCACGCTCCCGCACCATGGGCCGGCCCTGCCGCCCGATGGCAAGGCATGGGTCAGCATCATTTACATGGCCCTGGTGGCCGGCGCGCTGGCGATGCTGGTGCAGACCTGGGCGCAGGCCCATATGCCGGCGACGCGCGCCGCCATCGTCATGACCACCGAGCCGGTGTTCGCCGCGGGTTTCGCGGTGGCGCTCGGTGTCGACGTGCTCACCACGCGCATGCTGCTCGGCGGCGCGCTGGTCATGGTGGCCATGTACATGGTGGAACTGGCGCCACGCTTCCGCCGCAAGA